One window of the Triticum dicoccoides isolate Atlit2015 ecotype Zavitan chromosome 3B, WEW_v2.0, whole genome shotgun sequence genome contains the following:
- the LOC119276043 gene encoding condensin complex subunit 2-like isoform X1, with protein sequence MPPAEDASAAAPPQAPTPPPARGMAVGSRLLLQSPPPAFPLGSRLLLQSPPPAFPLGSNDDQLERARARAMARAASVRRRSLAASLAPKTSHPNLLNRDEVMDLFHNCIKLASENKINQKNTWELGLIDHLSEIIHAGEEEDDETNFQKASCTLEAGVKIYSLRVDSVHSEAYKVLGGINRAGRGEEADLGEGGDAEPAQEEGVNKKDVDRRISPASTLESSFEALNVKKFDAAFTVDPLYHQTTAQFDEGGAKGLLLYNLGVYGSCCVLFDLFEAPDKCILSDPEKAEVIDLSFAKEQIEQMIVHMPLSNDISPTLRDIVAQFDEENKRPSHDASSGQMLVMEDQVVDSNDDSMPPDCGTWDFGGCDDQDSAYDENCNPMNFNSTNYEEGTDDCEYTFQGPDGPDVDERLEKIADLLSLGAGFSSKTNAWAGPEHWKYRKVRDLEPAQTSSGDLEVAKKAKKKKGKEEPDIDFTKALEHEKANVFAPPKNPKSLLLPANKGSCNNKLPEDCHYQLESLVKLFLLPDILCLARRRRKPLDDSRDNSDDFMPSRPWDDDDLGNDHVDEGDAASDVEEPVNLIAKPRQVNRIDVQYDKVSKQVDVHALKEVLWNHIHSSAKTADLERCIESSLCLTKVLHDLPCSNRDVSTTEISQHLYFICLLHLANEHSLTLRDCPTLDEIDIYILTSPLVK encoded by the exons ATGCCGCCCGCCGAGGACGCCTCCGCTGCCGCCCCCCCGCAGGCGCCGACTCCGCCTCCCGCCCGTGGGATGGCGGTCGGCTCGAGGCTGCTGCTGCAGTCGCCGCCGCCTGCGTTCCCGCTCGGCTCGAGGCTGCTGCTGCAGTCGCCGCCGCCTGCGTTCCCGCTCGGCTCCAACGACGACCAGCTCGAGCGCGCTCGCGCTCGCGCCATGGCCCGCGCGGCCTccgtccgtcgacgctcccttgccGCATCTCTCGCGCCCAAGACCTCGCATCCCAACCTCCTCAACCGGGACGAGGTCATGGACCTATTCCATAACTGCATCAAACTCGCCTCGGAGAAC AAAATCAACCAGAAGAATACGTGGGAGCTGGGGCTCATCGACCACCTCAGCGAGATCATCCATgccggggaggaggaggacgacgagaccAACTTCCAGAAA GCTAGCTGCACGCTAGAGGCTGGCGTCAAGATCTATTCTCTGCGTGTGGATTCGGTGCACTCTGAGGCGTACAAGGTGCTCGGTGGGATCAACCGCGCAGGAAGGGGGGAAGAGGCTG ATTTGGGAGAAGGTGGCGATGCAGAGCCTGCACAAGAAGAAGGCGTCAACAAAAAGGATGTTGATAGGAGG ATTTCACCTGCTTCGACGCTGGAGTCCTCGTTTGAGGCTCTTAATGTGAAGAAGTTTGATG CTGCCTTCACGGTGGATCCTCTATACCATCAGACCACTGCTCAGTTTGATGAAGGTGGAGCAAAGGGGCTCTTATTGTATAATCTTGGAGTATATGGCAGTTGTTGTGTGCTTTTTGATTTGTTTGAAGCGCCAGACAAATGCATCTTATCTGATCCTGAGAAGGCTGAGGTGATTGATCTTTCATTTGCTAAAG AACAAATTGAGCAAATGATAGTTCACATGCCTCTATCCAATGACATCTCTCCTACCTTGAGGGATATCGTGGCTCAGTTTGATGAAGAAAATAAAAGGCCATCACATGATGCATCTTCCGGGCAAATGCTGGTGATGGAAGATCAGGTGGTTGACAGTAATGATGACAGCATGCCACCTGATTGTGGAACTTGGGATTTTGGTGGTTGTGATGATCAGGACAGTGCATATGATGAAAACTGCAACCCAATGAATTTCAACTCAACAAACTATGAAGAG GGAACCGATGACTGTGAGTACACTTTCCAGGGTCCAGACGGTCCTGATGTAGATGAAAGGCTCGAGAAAATTGCAGATTTGTTGTCACTCGGCGCGGGATTCTCTTCCAAAACAAATGCTTGGGCTGGACCCGAGCATTGGAAATATCGAAAAGTTAGAG ATCTGGAGCCTGCCCAAACTTCTTCTGGTGATTTGGAAGTAGCAAAAAAGGcaaagaagaagaaaggcaaagaggagcCTGATATTGATTTCACCAAAGCATTGGAACATGAGAAGGCAAATGTTTTTGCACCTCCCAAGAACCCAAAATCATTGTTGCTGCCTGCAAATAAGGGTAGCTGCAACAATAAACTTCCAGAGGATTGCCATTACCAACTCGAAAGCCTTGTTAAATTATTTCTTCTTCCAGATATTTTG TGTCTGGCTCGGAGAAGAAGAAAACCACTTG ATGATTCAAGGGACAACAGCGATGACTTTATGCCATCCAGACCTTGGGATGATGATGACCTGGGCAATGATCATGTTGATGAAGGGGATGCGGCTAGTGATGTGGAAGAGCCAGTAAATCTTATTGCCAAACCAAGACAG GTCAATAGGATCGATGTACAATATGACAAGGTATCGAAACAAGTCGATGTTCATGCCTTAAAGGAAGTGCTCTGGAATCACATTCATTCATCTGCTAAGACTGCTGATCTG GAAAGATGCATAGAATCGTCTCTGTGCCTGACGAAGGTACTGCATGATCTTCCATGCAGTAACAGAGATGTTTCAACGACTGAAATCTCGCAACACCTCTATTTCATTTGTCTCTTGCATCTGGCAAATGAACACAGCTTGACGCTGCGCGACTGCCCGACGTTGGATGAGATCGACATATACATTCTGACTTCACCGCTTGTGAAGTAA
- the LOC119276043 gene encoding condensin complex subunit 2-like isoform X2, translating to MPPAEDASAAAPPQAPTPPPARGMAVGSRLLLQSPPPAFPLGSRLLLQSPPPAFPLGSNDDQLERARARAMARAASVRRRSLAASLAPKTSHPNLLNRDEVMDLFHNCIKLASENKNTWELGLIDHLSEIIHAGEEEDDETNFQKASCTLEAGVKIYSLRVDSVHSEAYKVLGGINRAGRGEEADLGEGGDAEPAQEEGVNKKDVDRRISPASTLESSFEALNVKKFDAAFTVDPLYHQTTAQFDEGGAKGLLLYNLGVYGSCCVLFDLFEAPDKCILSDPEKAEVIDLSFAKEQIEQMIVHMPLSNDISPTLRDIVAQFDEENKRPSHDASSGQMLVMEDQVVDSNDDSMPPDCGTWDFGGCDDQDSAYDENCNPMNFNSTNYEEGTDDCEYTFQGPDGPDVDERLEKIADLLSLGAGFSSKTNAWAGPEHWKYRKVRDLEPAQTSSGDLEVAKKAKKKKGKEEPDIDFTKALEHEKANVFAPPKNPKSLLLPANKGSCNNKLPEDCHYQLESLVKLFLLPDILCLARRRRKPLDDSRDNSDDFMPSRPWDDDDLGNDHVDEGDAASDVEEPVNLIAKPRQVNRIDVQYDKVSKQVDVHALKEVLWNHIHSSAKTADLERCIESSLCLTKVLHDLPCSNRDVSTTEISQHLYFICLLHLANEHSLTLRDCPTLDEIDIYILTSPLVK from the exons ATGCCGCCCGCCGAGGACGCCTCCGCTGCCGCCCCCCCGCAGGCGCCGACTCCGCCTCCCGCCCGTGGGATGGCGGTCGGCTCGAGGCTGCTGCTGCAGTCGCCGCCGCCTGCGTTCCCGCTCGGCTCGAGGCTGCTGCTGCAGTCGCCGCCGCCTGCGTTCCCGCTCGGCTCCAACGACGACCAGCTCGAGCGCGCTCGCGCTCGCGCCATGGCCCGCGCGGCCTccgtccgtcgacgctcccttgccGCATCTCTCGCGCCCAAGACCTCGCATCCCAACCTCCTCAACCGGGACGAGGTCATGGACCTATTCCATAACTGCATCAAACTCGCCTCGGAGAAC AAGAATACGTGGGAGCTGGGGCTCATCGACCACCTCAGCGAGATCATCCATgccggggaggaggaggacgacgagaccAACTTCCAGAAA GCTAGCTGCACGCTAGAGGCTGGCGTCAAGATCTATTCTCTGCGTGTGGATTCGGTGCACTCTGAGGCGTACAAGGTGCTCGGTGGGATCAACCGCGCAGGAAGGGGGGAAGAGGCTG ATTTGGGAGAAGGTGGCGATGCAGAGCCTGCACAAGAAGAAGGCGTCAACAAAAAGGATGTTGATAGGAGG ATTTCACCTGCTTCGACGCTGGAGTCCTCGTTTGAGGCTCTTAATGTGAAGAAGTTTGATG CTGCCTTCACGGTGGATCCTCTATACCATCAGACCACTGCTCAGTTTGATGAAGGTGGAGCAAAGGGGCTCTTATTGTATAATCTTGGAGTATATGGCAGTTGTTGTGTGCTTTTTGATTTGTTTGAAGCGCCAGACAAATGCATCTTATCTGATCCTGAGAAGGCTGAGGTGATTGATCTTTCATTTGCTAAAG AACAAATTGAGCAAATGATAGTTCACATGCCTCTATCCAATGACATCTCTCCTACCTTGAGGGATATCGTGGCTCAGTTTGATGAAGAAAATAAAAGGCCATCACATGATGCATCTTCCGGGCAAATGCTGGTGATGGAAGATCAGGTGGTTGACAGTAATGATGACAGCATGCCACCTGATTGTGGAACTTGGGATTTTGGTGGTTGTGATGATCAGGACAGTGCATATGATGAAAACTGCAACCCAATGAATTTCAACTCAACAAACTATGAAGAG GGAACCGATGACTGTGAGTACACTTTCCAGGGTCCAGACGGTCCTGATGTAGATGAAAGGCTCGAGAAAATTGCAGATTTGTTGTCACTCGGCGCGGGATTCTCTTCCAAAACAAATGCTTGGGCTGGACCCGAGCATTGGAAATATCGAAAAGTTAGAG ATCTGGAGCCTGCCCAAACTTCTTCTGGTGATTTGGAAGTAGCAAAAAAGGcaaagaagaagaaaggcaaagaggagcCTGATATTGATTTCACCAAAGCATTGGAACATGAGAAGGCAAATGTTTTTGCACCTCCCAAGAACCCAAAATCATTGTTGCTGCCTGCAAATAAGGGTAGCTGCAACAATAAACTTCCAGAGGATTGCCATTACCAACTCGAAAGCCTTGTTAAATTATTTCTTCTTCCAGATATTTTG TGTCTGGCTCGGAGAAGAAGAAAACCACTTG ATGATTCAAGGGACAACAGCGATGACTTTATGCCATCCAGACCTTGGGATGATGATGACCTGGGCAATGATCATGTTGATGAAGGGGATGCGGCTAGTGATGTGGAAGAGCCAGTAAATCTTATTGCCAAACCAAGACAG GTCAATAGGATCGATGTACAATATGACAAGGTATCGAAACAAGTCGATGTTCATGCCTTAAAGGAAGTGCTCTGGAATCACATTCATTCATCTGCTAAGACTGCTGATCTG GAAAGATGCATAGAATCGTCTCTGTGCCTGACGAAGGTACTGCATGATCTTCCATGCAGTAACAGAGATGTTTCAACGACTGAAATCTCGCAACACCTCTATTTCATTTGTCTCTTGCATCTGGCAAATGAACACAGCTTGACGCTGCGCGACTGCCCGACGTTGGATGAGATCGACATATACATTCTGACTTCACCGCTTGTGAAGTAA